One stretch of Amycolatopsis sp. NBC_00345 DNA includes these proteins:
- a CDS encoding acyltransferase codes for MNDLAKRVGRELRIEFALLTRRTLLNVVAGSNLVPRPLRWLIYRACGMAVRTPNVFPGLEIAGQPRNLTVGTGTFVNTGCFFELVGEVSIGRDCQLGMQTMVVTSHHESTPTGISRRPVGRAVRIGDRVWTGARVTILPGVTIADDVILAAGAVVTADCAEPGVYAGVPARLVRSGVKAGAR; via the coding sequence GTGAACGATCTGGCCAAGCGGGTCGGGCGGGAGCTGCGGATCGAGTTCGCGCTGCTGACCCGGCGGACGCTGCTGAACGTCGTGGCCGGCAGCAACCTCGTGCCCCGGCCGCTGCGGTGGCTGATCTACCGCGCCTGCGGCATGGCCGTGCGCACGCCGAATGTCTTCCCCGGCCTCGAAATCGCGGGGCAGCCGCGGAACCTCACGGTCGGCACCGGCACGTTCGTCAACACCGGCTGCTTCTTCGAACTCGTCGGCGAGGTGTCGATCGGGCGCGACTGCCAGCTCGGCATGCAGACGATGGTGGTCACCTCGCACCACGAGTCCACCCCCACCGGCATCTCCCGCCGCCCGGTCGGGCGAGCGGTGCGGATCGGCGACCGGGTCTGGACCGGGGCCAGGGTGACGATCCTGCCGGGCGTGACGATCGCCGACGACGTCATCCTCGCGGCGGGCGCGGTGGTGACCGCCGACTGCGCGGAGCCGGGCGTCTACGCCGGGGTGCCCGCCCGGCTGGTCCGCTCGGGTGTGAAGGCGGGTGCCCGATGA
- a CDS encoding glycoside hydrolase family 16 protein: MTKSKTRTTAVLAASVCLLLGFQIGVVSAQGLETEVDGTARGRQLLASEEFNGTTLDTTKWSAYDSKSSNGISQWKPSEIGVGDGELRINGHGKDPSGKANTSGALCWCRGDGDRTYGLWMVRAKFDPGTGYGVAMLLWPQSNRWPQDGELDLVESARPQKNTALSSVHWGNPPGGQRDSGKLTGDYTQWHVYAVDWQPTYVKYSIDGQTVYDTRFSAKKPGIPKTPMHLVMQQEPGPFGAPAWIPAPDASTPDRVTVHVDWVRMYA, from the coding sequence ATGACGAAGAGCAAGACACGCACGACAGCCGTGCTGGCGGCCTCGGTCTGCCTGCTGCTCGGGTTCCAGATCGGCGTCGTCTCGGCGCAGGGCCTGGAAACGGAGGTGGACGGCACGGCGCGGGGACGGCAGCTGCTCGCTTCGGAGGAGTTCAACGGCACCACGCTGGACACGACGAAGTGGTCGGCTTACGACTCGAAGTCGTCGAACGGCATCTCCCAGTGGAAGCCCAGCGAGATCGGCGTCGGCGACGGCGAGCTGCGGATCAACGGGCACGGCAAGGACCCCAGCGGCAAGGCCAACACCTCGGGCGCGCTGTGCTGGTGCCGCGGCGACGGCGACCGGACCTACGGGCTGTGGATGGTCCGGGCGAAGTTCGACCCCGGCACGGGTTACGGCGTCGCGATGCTGCTGTGGCCGCAGTCGAACCGCTGGCCGCAGGACGGCGAGCTGGACCTCGTCGAGAGCGCCCGGCCGCAGAAGAACACCGCGCTGTCGTCGGTCCACTGGGGCAACCCGCCCGGCGGCCAGCGCGACAGCGGCAAGCTCACCGGCGACTACACCCAATGGCACGTGTACGCGGTCGACTGGCAGCCCACCTACGTCAAGTACTCCATCGACGGCCAGACCGTGTACGACACGCGCTTCAGCGCCAAGAAGCCCGGCATCCCGAAGACGCCGATGCACCTGGTCATGCAGCAGGAGCCCGGCCCGTTCGGCGCGCCCGCCTGGATCCCGGCGCCGGACGCGTCCACGCCCGACCGCGTCACCGTGCACGTCGACTGGGTCCGCATGTACGCCTGA
- a CDS encoding polysaccharide pyruvyl transferase family protein yields MNDPRLLYVGWTGQGNLGDDAIADALLPQLPAVEPWHVPHDPKEFARRVLGGGLRGSGDRAVLVGGGTVVGRRNWRLLLEATGLLLARRRPWHLIGIGVEDPAFQGKNSFSAGGELARWPGLCRRFDRVTVRGPRSAALLDSVGVHAEVVGDPALLHEPAEAATPRDQLLAVNLGFGDDLWGHDHGRVISAVADLVRGVVADGWSVRFLVINPKDQRFAEEALRLADVAEERTEIRPAYTVPDYFAAVGDCTVLVAERLHALVLAAAAAVPVVGLEYQPKCADFLASIGTAERSIRTDEVTTGILREHVDELAARRPAESARLLGEVDVLRARLRTELTRIRSGAEVAGSLR; encoded by the coding sequence ATGAACGACCCGCGCTTGCTCTACGTCGGCTGGACCGGCCAGGGAAACCTCGGTGACGACGCGATCGCCGACGCGCTGCTGCCGCAACTGCCCGCCGTCGAGCCGTGGCACGTCCCGCACGACCCGAAGGAGTTCGCCCGGCGGGTCCTCGGCGGCGGCCTGCGCGGCTCGGGCGACCGGGCCGTGCTCGTCGGCGGCGGCACGGTCGTCGGACGGCGGAACTGGCGGCTGCTGCTGGAGGCGACCGGGCTGCTGCTGGCCCGGCGCCGCCCGTGGCACCTGATCGGCATCGGCGTCGAGGATCCCGCATTCCAGGGCAAGAACTCGTTCTCCGCCGGGGGCGAGCTGGCCCGCTGGCCCGGGCTGTGCCGCCGGTTCGACCGGGTCACCGTGCGCGGTCCGCGATCGGCCGCCCTGCTGGACTCCGTCGGGGTCCACGCGGAGGTGGTGGGTGATCCGGCGCTGCTGCACGAGCCGGCCGAGGCGGCCACGCCCCGGGACCAGCTCCTCGCCGTCAACCTGGGCTTCGGCGACGACCTGTGGGGCCACGACCACGGCCGGGTGATCAGCGCCGTCGCCGACCTCGTGCGCGGGGTCGTGGCCGACGGCTGGAGCGTGCGGTTCCTGGTGATCAACCCGAAGGACCAGCGGTTCGCGGAAGAGGCGCTGCGCCTCGCCGACGTCGCCGAAGAGCGGACTGAGATCCGCCCCGCCTACACCGTGCCCGACTACTTCGCCGCGGTCGGCGACTGCACCGTGCTCGTAGCCGAACGGCTGCACGCGCTGGTGCTGGCCGCGGCCGCCGCCGTGCCGGTCGTCGGGCTGGAGTACCAGCCGAAGTGCGCGGACTTCCTCGCCTCCATCGGGACGGCGGAGCGGTCCATCCGCACCGACGAGGTCACGACGGGGATCCTGCGCGAGCACGTCGACGAGCTGGCCGCGCGGCGTCCGGCCGAGTCGGCACGGCTGCTGGGCGAGGTGGACGTTCTCCGCGCCCGGTTGCGCACGGAGCTGACGCGGATCCGCTCGGGCGCCGAAGTCGCGGGGAGCCTCCGGTGA